The following coding sequences lie in one Polyodon spathula isolate WHYD16114869_AA unplaced genomic scaffold, ASM1765450v1 scaffolds_1250, whole genome shotgun sequence genomic window:
- the si:dkey-103g5.4 gene encoding uncharacterized protein si:dkey-103g5.4 isoform X4, whose translation MKPAPAWSCLLFLLCGKSCTSSSLSSDSRQGSCGAGTTCTGEGSNHSRCQAGFYCPEGSAVPVPCPKGSFGPTEAALSANDCLRCPVDFFNHLEGQAACFTCGSEARQPQEGQESCLCLGEGQEFQVSDSQCPCLSGYRPAGQGSRLCVQQVYEICRDGSTRNQEGACLTQEQWKEYCALQVCSSPSDYQGYDKALGLCLCGFEDVDTVCNRECRRRQRHIIQLLCRETFQLQISDNGNKVKASVNTIETFTSSWDSIRMQRCAPKKDYAVPVYLVQTKALGFLGVLNPDPKEIQNLFWTSRKAKSHPNITSKSSGNAPHYNKTAGGNDTLGGADKHSTAHPDFQFAGILNPTACLSVGDVLVFIVSKEHYPVYDVGNLLNTNSKFDWGGFRALAEEMSLSQAASKLFSFPFTQPGVYVLKLNSNQHKKMSLRVMPVGGQCYEEGPFFPTIPRHVIQIGIARSRTASLLLRPDWPVIVGLLIGALVIFSVCVTLLILFREFGWPEKKPADPKYRKLHLKYNFDDYSSKGSTVLALKKLHRRLQRQECEEELGTGAPQVDEFWDYEQQIDLEAFDTNLFYGILLKHTVSVTTKLSQLKDEVKVLYQKTLRETESLKELLVSWTNLSGKGKLVGTAVLESFETKCREVEAEVGRRKALAVEFGRLQEKQLQLLAEDWRSREEHHVSFSAALLEAQRLLEQLCELEGRACLPEEEGSASLLTQRLASLLAQMSEEVTRECQRLGAWGVLGDGTGAHLLSRSKAEILTREDLLAPDGTVRACDVVHIDPLTGLIVPNADAQMLSASGSPVPVPRDLCVNPHTGKLLPVAGNVAFDPRRSTLVFTADCRAGELSKWEEPPIPFVPFPVCSRTGLPVKCTLGGLNPGRDLKLGGPMADPATGVPVPTLGVTIHPHTGRVHPLGGTYVSPLTKLLESIEIGGVMVHHHTGHVLPIIGVSLDPHSGCVIPVGGVLSPSGAPLLMGDTFTEPLSGKAARISGASLKGAQVVPHGGGYQASLDALTLACRVRVTACLNQCRASLQEHSLLKESTGELAKAWRRSQLCLIHTACELERQRERTRSLADSGGSWGLMKYPGTQLLLPAVAGVGYPDPGGSGMEVPLLGVQGDGSRGELIPLAGTMEDPDGKGLVPISIGARAVDPVTGEIAPVVGARFDPCRNTVVPKTQTCSRSLRGKTSLQVVDLLEREMKLRDEYWKDQRQKEEELLRGLTDLLQNYCSTNARGGKEKARWKDHITVLRGLCVGLQGASLAETQRRAFQASDLSFAMPSQVIYIMTKVDREEGEQHTRFAAVFGEMLEKVSQASDKMKQEEDRLRAQAQQSRIQPGEQGVNLKYRKVHSRLLKDSWETLLRRQAGVDVALCRLLYLRELSYLHAVTGKTLLSGSSYWSGDYQMIRHQPTENPQRASEAKQRELIPLLEQLLPLLQENRVLHLSPGTPRPASGEEPWESMQMSCFQDCVVGHSSTRSHRLISERTALETSSRAWTTSVPADKGRSAVFLRDSSEGASEFHRSVEIQTQALDEMPAAETQLIPTTREAATPKETLPTSATVDKHGKARPSDRKNPHKWQRLLQRSPLFQLLKELDGGLRASAQAAGLILPEEEGKTRAAADRPFLELLDAQWVCEGELTPLNIQSLTAREITVYQHGQSLLRSLQTHIHAPVVTLLLATSLPSNNYTSNAFRHSFFYQEAQKILFIRRQRLQSVGGFTLLLLHCVSHIAAGGMTSDSCPVFLRLFYQALEASFSELYSSCSHSPVLTDILQQGEPCSEGAQSALAGLLQGPTSRAFPQQKYNEAAVYSKIESLVKSKMVEMKREYFTQPSRRSGPRNDVDRGPQRRCGRGEAGLPLSADEIQEKVDRLNEEMSELLGCEYRGKRKGSLPEAAATQPCPPPCRESLLRHIEELERECGLSRGCENNPSG comes from the exons ATGAAGCCAGCCCCAGCCTGGAGCTGCTTGCTCTTTCTATTGTGTGGAAAGTCCTGCACTTCATCCAGCCTGAGCTCAGACTCCAGGCAGGGAAGCTGTGGCGCTGGAACCACCTGCACAGGAGAGGGAAGCAACCACAGCCGGTGCCAAGCAG GGTTTTACTGTCCAGAAGGAAGCGCAGTTCCTGTCCCGTGTCCCAAAGGCAGCTTTGGCCCCACTGAAGCAGCACTGAGTGCAAACGACTGTCTCAGGTGTCCTGTGGACTTCTTCAATCACCTGGAGGGCCAGGCAGCTTGCTTTACCTGCGGCTCGGAGGCCAGGCAGCCCCAAGAGGGGCAGGAGAGCTGCCTGTGCCTTGGAGAAGGACAGGAGTTCCAG GTCAGTGACAgtcagtgcccctgtctctcagGGTACAGGCCGGCAGGGCAGGGCTCCAGGCTGTGTGTGCAGCAGGTCTATGAGATCTGCAGGGATGGGAGCACCAGGAACCAGGAGGGGGCCTGCCTTACCCAGGAGCAGTGGAAAGAGTACTGTGCACTCCAG gtctgctcctctccctctgactATCAGGGTTATGACAAAGCCCTGGGGCTGTGCTTGTGTGGATTTGAAGACGTGGACACTGTGTGCAACAGAGAGTGTCGGAGGAGGCAGAGACACATCATCCAGCTCCTCTGCAGAGAAACCTTCCAGCTGCAGATCAGTGACAATGGAAACAAG GTGAAAGCGTCAGTCAACACCATTGAAACCTTCACAAGCAGCTGGGATTCTATCAGAATGCAAAGATGTGCTCCAAAGAAGGACTACGCTGTGCCAGTGTACCTCGTACAAACAAAGG CGCTGGGATTTCTGGGGGTGTTGAATCCCGATCCTAAAGAGATACAAAACTTGTTCTGGACGAGCAGGAAGGCAAAAAGTCACCCAAATATAACTTCAAAGAGTTCTG gAAACGCCCCTCACTACAATAAAACAGCTGGGGGAAACGACACCCTCGGTGGAGCTGATAAACATTCCACAGCCCACCCAGACTTCCAGTTTGCAGGGATTTTAAACCCCACAGCGTGCCTTAGTGTTGGAGACGTCCTCGTATTCATTGTATCAAAGGAACACTATCCTGTTTACGATGT CGGTAATCTGCTCAACACTAACAGCAAGTTTGACTGGGGAGGATTCAGAGCGCTGGCAGAGGAGATGAGTCTCTCTCAAGCTGCCTCAAAGCTGTTCTCCTTCCCCTTCACCCAGCCTGGGGTGTATGTACTGAAACTGAACAGCAACCAGCATAAGAAGATG TCCCTCAGAGTGATGCCTGTGGGAGGCCAGTGTTACGAGGAAGGCCCGTTCTTCCCGACCATTCCTCGGCATGTGATCCAAATCGGTATCGCCCGGAGCCGAACTGCCAGCCTCCTGCTCCGTCCAGACTGGCCCGTCATTGTGGGCCTGCTGATCGGAGCTCTTGTCATCTTCAGTGTGTGCGTGACGCTGCTG attttattcaGGGAGTTTGGATGGCCTGAAAAGAAGCCAGCAGACCCAAAGTATAGGAAACTGCATCTCAAATACAACTTTGACGATTATTCTTCGAAAGGATCCACGGTCCTCGCTTTGAAAAAGCTCCATCGCAGGCTGCAGAGACAGGAGTGTGAAGAGGAGCTGGGAACTGGGGCTCCACAAG TCGATGAGTTCTGGGACTATGAGCAGCAGATTGACCTGGAAGCGTTTGACACAAATCTGTTCTACGGAATCCTGCTGAAGCACACTGTCTCCGTGACAACAAAACTCAGCCAGCTTAAAGATGAG GTGAAAGTTTTATATCAGAAAACACTGCGTGAAACAGAGTCCCTGAAGGAGCTCTTGGTGAGCTGGACTAACCTGTCTGGAAAGGGAAAGCTCGTTGGTACAGCGGTGCTggagagctttgaaacaaagtgCCGGGAG GTGGAGGCAGAGGTGGGCCGCAGGAAGGCCCTGGCTGTGGAGTTTGGCAGGCTCCAGGAGAAACAGCTGCAGCTGCTGGCTGAGGACTGGAGGAGCCGAGAGGAGCACCATGTGAGCTTCAGCGCCGCCCTGCTGGAAGCTCAGCGGCTGCTGGAGCAGCTCTGTGAGCTGGAAGGCcgtgcctgcctgcctgaggAGGAGGGCAGTGCCAGCCTGTTAACCCAGCGCCTCGCCTCGCTGCTTGCCCAGATGTCAGAGGAGGTGACACGGGAGTGCCAGAGACTGGGAGCCTGGGGGGTGCTGGGGGACGGCACTGGGGCTCATCTCCTATCCAGAAGCAAAGCAGAGATCCTGACAAGAGAGGACCTGCTGG CTCCTGACGGGACAGTGCGAGCTTGTGATGTGGTCCACATTGACCCCCTGACCGGACTGATCGTCCCGAACGCTGATGCTCAGATGCTGTCAGCCAGTGGCTCCCCCGTGCCGGTGCCCCGGGACCTCTGTGTGAACCCCCACACCGGGAAGCTCTTACCTGTCGCAGGTAACGTGGCCTTCGACCCAAGGAGATCCACACTGGTCTTCACTGCAGACTGCAGAGCAG GCGAGCTCAGTAAGTGGGAGGAGCCTCCCATCCCGTTTGTTCCATTTCCGGTGTGCAGCAGGACTGGGCTGCCAGTGAAATGTACTCTGGGAGGATTAAACCCTGGGAGGGACCTGAAGCTCGGGGGGCCCATGGCAGATCCAGCAACAGGGGTTCCAGTGCCCACGCTGGGGGTCACTATTCACCCTCACACTGGCCGTGTACACCCCCTGGGAGGCACCTACGTCAGCCCGCTCACAAAGCTGCTGGAGTCCATTGAGATCGGAGGGGTCATGGTGCACCACCACACTGGACATGTGCTTCCTATCATTGGAGTGAGCCTGGATCCCCACTCCG GTTGCGTGATTCCAGTCGGCGGGGTGCTCAGTCCCTCTGGTGCCCCCCTGCTTATGGGAGACACCTTCACGGAGCCCCTGAGTGGGAAGGCAGCCCGTATCTCCGGGGCCAGCCTCAAGGGGGCGCAGGTGGTGCCGCACGGAGGGGGCTACCAGGCCTCACTGGACGCCCTGACGCTGGCCTGCAGGGTGCGAGTGACAGCCTGCCTGAATCAGTGCAGAGCTTCTCTTCAGGAGCACAGTTTGCTGAAGGAATCGACGGGAGAGCTGGCTAAGGCTTGGAGAAGAAGCCAGCTGTGCCTCATACACACTGCGTGTGAGCTGGAGCGACAGCGGGAGCGCACCAGGAGCCTCGCAGACAGCGGAGGGAGCTGGG GGCTCATGAAGTATCCAGGGACACAGCTGCTCCTCCCCGCTGTGGCTGGAGTGGGGTACCCCGACCCGGGAGGCTCAGGAATGGAGGTGCCCCTCCTGGGGGTGCAGGGAGACGGGAGCAGGGGGGAGCTGATCCCTCTCGCAGGAACCATGGAGGATCCAGACGGGAAAG GGCTTGTTCCTATCAGTATTGGAGCCAGAGCTGTGGATCCAGTTACTGGGGAAATCGCTCCCGTCGTGGGGGCTCGCTTTGACCCCTGCAGAAACACTGTGGTGCCCAAAACTCAAACCTGTAGCCGCTCTCTGAGAGGAAAAACAAGCTTACAAGTG GTTGATTTGCTGGAAAGGGAAATGAAGTTAAGAGATGAATACTGGAAGGACCAAAGGCAGAAAGAAGAAGAACTCCTAAGAGGCTTGACCGATTTACTGCAGAATTACTGCAGCACTAACGCAAGGGGCGGGAAGGAGAAG gctcGCTGGAAGGATCACATCACTGTTCTCAGAGGGCTGTGTGTTGGGCTGCAGGGGGCCTCTCTGGCTGAGACACAGCGAAGGGCATTTCAAGCATCGGATCTGTCCTTCGCAATGCCGTCACAAGTCATCTACATCATGACTAAAG TTGACAGGGAGGAAGGGGAGCAGCACACCCGCTTTGCAGCTGTGTTCGGGGAGATGCTGGAGAAGGTAAGCCAGGCTTCAGACAAGATGAAGCAGGAGGAGGACAGACTGAGAGCCCAGGCCCAGCAGAGCAGGATTCAGCCGGGAGAGCAGGGTGTGAATCTCAAGTACAGGAAG GTGCACAGCCGCTTGCTGAAGGACTCTTGGGAGACCCTGCTGAGGAGACAGGCTGGTGTAGACGTGGCTTTGTGCAGGCTGCTGTACCTGCGGGAGCTGTCCTACCTGCACGCCGTCACAGGGAAG ACCCTGTTATCTGGATCATCATATTGGTCTGGCGATTATCAGATGATCCGCCACCAACCCACTGAAAACCCCCAGAGAGCTTCAGAAGCAAAGCAGCGGGAGTTAATCCCCTTACTGGAGCAGCTGCTGCCCTTGCTGCAAGAGAACAGAGTGCTCCACCTCTCCCCTGGGACCCCCCGGCCAGCCTCCGGTGAGGAGCCGTGGgagagcatgcagatgagctgcTTTCAAGATTGTGTTGTAGGTCACTCCAGCACACGGTCACACCGTCTCATTTCAGAGAGGACTGCTTTGGAAACTTCATCCAGAGCTTGGACTACCTCTGTCCCAGCAGACAAAG GGCGCTCTGCTGTCTTTCTGAGGGACTCTTCTGAAGGTGCTTCTGAGTTTCACAGATCAGTGGAAATCCAGACCCAAGCTTTAGATGAAATGCCAGCAGCAGAAACGCAACTGATTCCTACAACAAGAGAAGCAGCCACTCCGAAAGAGACGCTGCCCACATCAGCGACAGTCGACAAGCATGGAAAAGCCAGACCGTCTGACCGGAAAAATCCACACA AGTGGCAGCGGCTGCTGCAGCGCTCTCCGCTGTTCCAGCTGCTGAAGGAGCTCGATGGGGGACTGAGGGCCAGTGCGCAAGCTGCAGGACTGATCCTACCAGAGGAAGAAGGGAAGACAAGAGCAG CCGCTGACAGGCCCTTCCTGGAGCTGCTGGACGCGCAGTGGGTGTGTGAGGGGGAGCTGACTCCACTCAACATACAGAGTCTGACAGCTCGAGAGATCACTGTGTATCAGCATGGCCAGTCCCTGCTTCGCTCCCTGCAGACACACATTCAC GCCCCTGTGGTCACTCTGCTGCTTGCCACCAGTCTGCCTTCAAACAACTACACCAGCAATGCCTTCCGTCACTCATTCTTCTACCAG GAAGCTCAGAAGATCTTGTTCATTCGAAGGCAGCGGCTGCAGTCTGTGGGCGGCTTCACCCTCCTGCTCCTTCACTGTGTGTCTCACATTGCAGCAGGGGGCATGACCAGTGACTCCTGCCCTGTCTTTCTGCGCCTCTTTTACCAG GCTCTGGAAGCCAGTTTCAGTGAGCTGTACTCCTCGTGCTCACACTCTCCTGTCCTGACGGATATCCTCCAGCAGGGGGAGCCGTGCAGTGAGGGAGCTCAGAGTGCGCTTGCTGGGCTGCTGCAGGGCCCCACCAGCAGGGCGTTTCCACAACAG AAGTACAATGAAGCTGCCGTCTACAGCAAGATCGAGAGCCTGGTGAAAAGCAAAATGGTGGAAATGAAGCGAGAATATTTCACACAGCCTTCGAGAAGAAGCGGCCCCCGAAACGACGTGGACAGGGGGCCACAAAGAAG GTGTGGCCGAGGAGAAGCAGGTCTGCCTCTGAGCGCCGATGAGATCCAGGAGAAGGTGGACCGTTTGAATGAAGAGATGTCAGAGCTGCTGGGCTGTGAATACAGGGGGAAGAGGAAGGGAAGTCTCCCTGAAGCAGCAGCCACACAGCCCTGCCCTCCGCCCTGCAGAGAATCCCTGCTGAGACACATCGAGGAGCTGGAGAGGGAGTGTGGGCTGAGCAGAGGCTGTGAAAACAATCCAAGCGGCTAG